Sequence from the Aquimarina sp. Aq107 genome:
AAAACGTATTGAAGAAACAGAAAACAACTTACCTAAAGTAGATAGAAAAGATACCTGTTTGGTAGTAGTTGGTAGAGGAACTACAGACCCTGATGCCAATAGCGATGTTGCTAAATTAACTAGTATGCTTTGGGACGGAATGGGATTTGGTTTTGCTACCACAGCGTATAGCGGAACAGCCTATCCTAAGATTGATGAAGGTTTGCAGTTAGTGGAGAGGTTAGGTTTTAAACGTACCATCGTCATTCCTTTCTTCTTTTTTACAGGTGTTTTATTAGAACGAATTTATAAAAGTGTTTCTGAAATGAATGCTAATTCTGATTTAGAATATGTGTATACAGATCCATTTGGTACGGATGAATTGATTTTACAAGCCTTTGATGAGCGTTTACATGAAGCTAAAAATGGAATTGCCAATATGAATTGTCAACTGTGTAAGTACAGAAAACAAGTGATTGGTTTTGAAGAATTTCAAGGGAAAGAACAAATGGGACACCACTTAAATGTGAAAGGAATTTTATTTGAAGAAGATGAAAAACCTAATGAAAAACAAAACAGTTTGGGGAATAAGGTTAAAAAGATGTTAGGTATATGACGATGGGTCGAATATACGGAGTGT
This genomic interval carries:
- a CDS encoding sirohydrochlorin chelatase, whose translation is MKEGILLCGHGTRREAGVKSFKRLVGILKERYQDAYEVDYGFLEFNHPTYEAAVERMYANGIRKIYALPVILFAGSHAKNDIPYELNTLQTYHDDLTISMGKHIGVSSFLLDLSLKRIEETENNLPKVDRKDTCLVVVGRGTTDPDANSDVAKLTSMLWDGMGFGFATTAYSGTAYPKIDEGLQLVERLGFKRTIVIPFFFFTGVLLERIYKSVSEMNANSDLEYVYTDPFGTDELILQAFDERLHEAKNGIANMNCQLCKYRKQVIGFEEFQGKEQMGHHLNVKGILFEEDEKPNEKQNSLGNKVKKMLGI